One part of the Chryseobacterium sp. 7 genome encodes these proteins:
- a CDS encoding MFS transporter encodes MALINGRYESSTSGRKIKPNLSMLQIINMSMGFLGIQMAFGLQNGNASRILGNLGADVHELSWFWLVAPITGLIVQPIIGHMGDNTWSPLGRRKPYFLIGAVLCAIGLVLLPNAASVTQMFAANALLLAVIFLAMMDASVNIAMEPFRALVGDMLPKHQGTIGFSVQTILIGIGAVLGSYLPDWLTKMGISNEAPAGFVADNVIYSFYIGAALLIISILYTIITTREYSPQEFADFDDKEEGEKHESKFSDIFKDFAAIPEQMKKLGIVQFFSWFALFTMWVFTTSALATHHFGLSPEDTHSKAFNDAGDLTGKLFGMYNLWAIPFAFLLTPIAKQIGKKQTHALALLCGGLGLVSMYFIKDVNNLWISMIGLGFAWASILAMPYAMLIEVIPQRKMGVYMGIFNFFIVIPQIINGLFGGPIVSSIFGKQAMDYIVVGGVCMLIGAVVTMIFVKSEDETPKEIEEEIKQVHF; translated from the coding sequence ATGGCACTAATAAACGGAAGATATGAAAGCAGTACATCTGGCAGAAAAATAAAACCAAACTTATCCATGCTCCAGATCATCAATATGAGTATGGGATTTCTGGGAATTCAGATGGCATTTGGTCTACAGAACGGAAATGCAAGCCGTATTCTTGGAAATTTAGGAGCAGATGTTCATGAGCTATCCTGGTTTTGGCTGGTAGCGCCCATCACAGGGTTGATTGTTCAGCCTATTATTGGTCATATGGGTGACAATACGTGGAGCCCGCTGGGAAGAAGAAAGCCTTACTTTTTAATTGGAGCTGTTCTGTGTGCCATCGGATTGGTGCTCCTTCCGAATGCCGCCTCTGTTACTCAGATGTTTGCCGCTAATGCCCTTTTATTAGCAGTAATATTCCTTGCTATGATGGATGCTTCGGTGAATATAGCAATGGAACCTTTCAGAGCCCTGGTAGGAGATATGCTCCCAAAACATCAGGGTACCATAGGATTCTCTGTACAAACCATTCTGATTGGAATAGGAGCCGTATTAGGTTCTTATTTACCGGATTGGCTAACAAAAATGGGAATCTCCAATGAAGCACCAGCTGGATTTGTTGCCGATAATGTCATTTACTCCTTTTATATTGGTGCGGCTTTGCTAATCATATCTATTTTGTATACTATTATCACAACCAGGGAATATTCTCCACAGGAGTTCGCTGATTTTGATGATAAAGAAGAGGGAGAAAAACATGAGTCTAAGTTTTCGGATATATTCAAAGATTTTGCTGCGATTCCTGAACAGATGAAAAAGCTGGGAATTGTTCAGTTTTTCTCATGGTTTGCATTATTTACGATGTGGGTATTTACTACGAGCGCATTGGCAACCCATCATTTTGGGCTTTCCCCGGAAGATACCCATTCCAAAGCATTTAATGATGCAGGAGACCTTACAGGAAAACTTTTCGGAATGTATAATCTTTGGGCCATTCCGTTCGCTTTTCTATTGACACCTATTGCCAAGCAGATTGGTAAAAAGCAAACCCATGCTTTAGCTTTATTGTGTGGAGGTTTAGGACTGGTTTCAATGTACTTTATTAAAGACGTTAATAATCTATGGATCTCAATGATCGGATTAGGTTTTGCGTGGGCAAGTATTTTAGCAATGCCTTATGCCATGCTTATTGAAGTTATTCCACAAAGAAAAATGGGAGTTTATATGGGAATATTCAATTTCTTTATCGTAATTCCTCAGATTATTAACGGTTTATTCGGAGGACCTATTGTAAGTAGTATTTTCGGAAAACAGGCTATGGATTATATTGTAGTAGGAGGTGTTTGTATGCTGATAGGAGCTGTAGTAACCATGATTTTTGTGAAATCAGAAGATGAAACCCCTAAAGAAATTGAAGAGGAGATCAAACAGGTGCATTTTTAA
- a CDS encoding lipocalin family protein, translating to MIKKTLFLSIAVLGLFSCSSDDDTATITNEPSIVGKWQPSKFMAYSGKDGSIIANESSDANVCDKKGSVDISSAGKWHEIGYYGNTGGQCTLDVDVTYDYTYDTASKKLQVKYSSGTTDVYTVKKLTDTQLELVEELFDTDGDGIKDEFTTIYNRQ from the coding sequence ATGATCAAAAAAACTCTATTTTTAAGTATTGCTGTATTAGGTTTGTTCTCATGCAGCAGTGATGATGATACAGCAACAATAACCAATGAACCTAGCATTGTTGGTAAATGGCAGCCTTCCAAATTTATGGCATATTCAGGTAAAGATGGAAGCATCATTGCTAATGAATCTTCTGATGCTAATGTATGCGATAAAAAAGGTTCGGTGGATATCAGCTCTGCTGGTAAATGGCATGAAATAGGTTATTATGGAAATACTGGAGGACAGTGCACTCTTGATGTAGATGTAACTTATGATTATACCTACGATACGGCTTCTAAAAAGCTTCAGGTTAAGTATTCTAGCGGAACAACTGATGTATATACCGTGAAAAAATTAACAGATACACAATTAGAGCTTGTAGAAGAACTTTTTGATACCGATGGTGATGGTATAAAAGATGAATTTACTACAATATATAACAGACAATAA
- a CDS encoding pirin family protein → MKTVYHKADSRGHANHGWLNSYHTFSFANYQNRERTNFGVLRVLNDDTVSQGMGFGTHPHRDMEIISIPLEGDLEHKDSMGTTAVIKKGEIQVMSAGTGVQHSEYNKNKDEEVKFLQIWIFPKEQNVEPRYDQKSIKEGEKINGFQQILSPNKNDDGVWIHQDAWFNLANFTKGNGKNYMLNKKGNGVYAFVLKGSAKIGDRVLNERDGLGIWDTQSFNIEAVEDTEILLMEVPMELPSYLK, encoded by the coding sequence ATGAAAACAGTATATCATAAAGCAGATTCAAGAGGTCACGCTAACCACGGATGGTTAAACTCTTACCATACATTCAGTTTTGCCAACTATCAAAACAGAGAAAGAACGAACTTTGGGGTTCTAAGAGTGTTAAACGATGACACCGTTTCTCAGGGAATGGGCTTCGGAACACATCCGCACAGGGATATGGAAATTATTTCAATCCCTTTGGAAGGCGATTTGGAACACAAAGACTCAATGGGAACTACAGCGGTAATCAAAAAAGGGGAAATCCAGGTGATGAGTGCGGGAACTGGTGTGCAGCACAGCGAATACAATAAAAATAAAGATGAAGAAGTAAAATTCCTTCAGATCTGGATTTTCCCAAAAGAGCAGAATGTGGAACCAAGATACGATCAGAAAAGCATTAAAGAAGGTGAAAAAATCAACGGATTCCAGCAGATTTTATCTCCCAATAAAAATGATGACGGAGTTTGGATTCACCAGGATGCATGGTTCAACTTAGCCAATTTTACAAAAGGAAACGGTAAAAATTATATGCTCAACAAAAAAGGAAACGGAGTCTATGCATTCGTATTAAAAGGAAGTGCAAAAATAGGAGACCGTGTTCTGAATGAAAGAGACGGATTGGGAATTTGGGATACGCAGAGTTTTAATATCGAAGCCGTGGAAGACACCGAAATATTATTAATGGAAGTCCCAATGGAACTGCCTTCTTATCTTAAATAA
- a CDS encoding NADPH-dependent FMN reductase, whose amino-acid sequence MKILAIAGSNSEVSMNKQLVAYASTLFENAEVEVVDLNPFEMPIYKHERELAGGVPQEAHDFAAKIDGANVLLVALAEHNGTYSTAFKNVFDWVSRIKDRTVWNEVPMLLMSTSPGGRGGAGVLEAASKRFPFHGGNVVETFSLPFFNDNFDKTTHKISNEEKISELKEKIKKIAAIETILEK is encoded by the coding sequence ATGAAAATCTTAGCAATAGCAGGAAGCAACTCAGAAGTTTCAATGAACAAGCAGTTGGTAGCATACGCATCCACATTATTTGAAAATGCAGAAGTAGAAGTAGTAGATCTTAATCCTTTCGAAATGCCCATCTATAAACATGAAAGAGAATTAGCAGGTGGTGTTCCTCAGGAAGCTCACGATTTTGCCGCTAAAATTGACGGAGCTAATGTATTGTTGGTAGCTTTGGCAGAACATAACGGAACATATTCTACAGCATTTAAAAATGTGTTCGACTGGGTGTCGAGAATCAAAGACAGAACAGTTTGGAATGAAGTGCCTATGTTATTGATGTCTACGTCTCCGGGAGGTAGAGGTGGAGCAGGTGTTTTGGAAGCTGCATCAAAGCGTTTTCCTTTCCACGGAGGAAATGTGGTGGAAACTTTTTCACTTCCATTCTTTAATGATAATTTTGATAAAACAACTCATAAAATTTCTAATGAAGAGAAAATCAGTGAGTTGAAAGAGAAAATAAAGAAGATTGCGGCTATTGAAACCATCCTTGAAAAATAG
- the purM gene encoding phosphoribosylformylglycinamidine cyclo-ligase produces MSNTYKSAGVDKEEGYKTVDKIKKAVGETHNSNVLNHLGSFGAFYEIGGYKNPVLVSGTDGVGTKLKVALDTKKYDSIGVDCFAMCANDILCHGAKPLFFLDYLACGKLDSEIAAEIVLGMVAACKDNNCALIGGETAEMPGMYQPGDYDVAGFCVGIVEKDQIIDGSTIKAGNKIIALPSSGFHSNGFSLVRKVFPNFEEEFEGKPLYETLLVPTRLYYKDIHKVLEEVKVSGIAHITGGGLYENVPRIIPEGLCASIDESKIRIPSVMLELEKRGEVAREEMYGTFNMGVGMVIVVDAEHAEKVLHLLDDAYEIGEITEGAEKIDLKF; encoded by the coding sequence ATGAGCAACACTTACAAATCAGCAGGAGTAGACAAAGAAGAAGGATACAAAACGGTTGACAAGATCAAAAAAGCGGTCGGTGAAACCCATAATTCCAATGTACTGAACCACTTGGGAAGTTTTGGTGCTTTCTATGAGATCGGTGGATACAAAAATCCGGTTCTTGTATCAGGAACAGATGGAGTAGGAACAAAGCTTAAAGTAGCTTTAGATACCAAAAAATATGATTCTATCGGAGTAGATTGCTTTGCAATGTGTGCCAATGATATTCTTTGTCACGGAGCAAAACCTTTGTTCTTCCTTGATTATCTGGCTTGCGGAAAGCTTGATTCAGAAATTGCTGCAGAAATCGTTTTAGGAATGGTTGCCGCTTGTAAGGATAACAACTGTGCATTAATTGGTGGAGAAACTGCTGAAATGCCTGGAATGTACCAGCCGGGAGATTATGATGTTGCAGGATTCTGTGTAGGAATTGTAGAAAAAGACCAGATTATTGATGGTTCTACCATTAAAGCAGGTAACAAAATTATTGCATTACCAAGCTCAGGATTCCATTCAAACGGATTCTCTTTAGTAAGAAAAGTATTTCCTAATTTCGAAGAAGAATTTGAAGGAAAACCTTTATACGAGACTCTTTTAGTTCCTACAAGACTATACTACAAAGATATTCACAAAGTATTGGAAGAAGTAAAAGTAAGCGGAATTGCCCACATCACAGGAGGTGGTCTTTACGAAAACGTTCCAAGAATTATTCCTGAAGGACTTTGTGCTTCTATTGATGAATCAAAAATCAGAATTCCTAGCGTAATGCTTGAACTTGAAAAGAGAGGTGAAGTAGCACGCGAGGAAATGTACGGAACATTCAATATGGGTGTAGGGATGGTAATCGTTGTAGATGCTGAACATGCTGAAAAAGTATTACACCTTTTAGATGATGCTTACGAAATCGGGGAAATCACTGAGGGAGCAGAGAAAATTGATTTGAAATTTTAA
- the purN gene encoding phosphoribosylglycinamide formyltransferase — MKNIVVLVSGSGTNLQRIIDTIDSGEIQNAKVTLVVADRECFGLERAKNHNIESILIPRGKNFSSELAKVIPENTDLIVLAGFLSILKSEFCENWNGKIINIHPALLPKFGGKGMWGMNVHNAVIEAKEVESGATVHFVTPGIDEGEAILQKSFEVTAEDTPETLAQKVHQIEYEIFPIAINKVLGNK, encoded by the coding sequence ATGAAGAACATCGTTGTACTCGTATCCGGTTCAGGAACCAATCTGCAGAGAATCATTGATACTATTGATTCCGGAGAAATCCAGAATGCAAAAGTAACATTGGTGGTAGCAGACAGAGAATGTTTCGGACTGGAAAGAGCAAAGAATCACAATATAGAAAGTATATTAATTCCAAGAGGAAAAAATTTCAGCAGTGAATTGGCGAAAGTAATCCCAGAAAATACAGACCTTATTGTATTGGCAGGATTTTTATCCATTTTAAAATCTGAATTCTGTGAAAACTGGAACGGTAAAATAATCAATATTCATCCTGCTTTGCTTCCGAAATTCGGAGGAAAAGGAATGTGGGGAATGAACGTTCACAATGCAGTAATAGAAGCTAAAGAAGTAGAGAGTGGGGCCACTGTACATTTTGTAACGCCGGGCATTGATGAAGGAGAAGCTATTCTTCAGAAATCTTTTGAAGTAACAGCCGAAGATACTCCTGAAACCCTGGCTCAGAAAGTTCACCAGATTGAATATGAAATATTTCCGATAGCGATCAATAAGGTCCTGGGAAATAAATAA